The following are from one region of the Corylus avellana chromosome ca1, CavTom2PMs-1.0 genome:
- the LOC132169031 gene encoding blue copper protein 1b-like, with translation MGGFSFARCLILIVAASTLAVCMANKDWQSGSYQYPKYTQAPNKIIVGGSEGWHFNFSYTDWALKNGPFYLNDTLVFKYDPPTENTTIPHSVYLLPNLRSFVTCNLTGAEMLADVTQGGGQGFEFVLKKWKPHYFACGQHDGIHCSLGQMKFFVMPMLRWY, from the exons ATGGGTGGTTTCAGTTTTGCAAGGTGTCTCATCCTGATTGTGGCTGCTTCCACGTTGGCAGTTTGTATGGCCAACAAGGATTGGCAGTCGGGCTCCTATCAGTACCCGAAATATACACAAGCCCCCAACAAGATCATTGTTGGTGGATCGGAGGGCTGGCACTTCAACTTTAGCTACACTGATTGGGCTCTCAAAAATGGCCCCTTTTACCTAAATGATACTTTAG TTTTCAAGTATGATCCACCAACAGAGAATACCACAATCCCTCACAGCGTATACTTGCTACCAAACCTTCGGAGCTTTGTAACATGCAACTTAACCGGAGCGGAGATGTTGGCCGACGTGACACAAGGAGGCGGGCAAGGCTTCGAGTTTGTGCTCAAAAAGTGGAAGCCTCACTACTTTGCTTGCGGGCAACACGATGGGATTCATTGCAGCCTTGGACAGATGAAGTTCTTTGTCATGCCAATGCTCCGTTGGTATTGA